A DNA window from Ovis aries strain OAR_USU_Benz2616 breed Rambouillet chromosome 7, ARS-UI_Ramb_v3.0, whole genome shotgun sequence contains the following coding sequences:
- the PARP2 gene encoding poly [ADP-ribose] polymerase 2 — MAARRRGTAGGRTRAERVNNGKTVAEAPPPAKKIRKCHRVKKEPVAEGKADNDGTEDKQESVKTLLLKGKAPVDPECTAKVGKAHVYCEGNDVYDVMLNQTNLQFNNNKYYLIQLLEDDARRNFSVWMRWGRVGKTGQHSLVACSGDLNKAKEIFQKKFLDKTKNNWEDREKFEKMPGKYDMLQMDYASSTQNEEETKKEESLKSPLKLESQLDLRVQELIKLICNVQAMEEMMVEMKYDTKKAPLGKLTVAQIKAGYQSLKKIEDCIRAGQHGRALIEACNEFYTRIPHDFGLRTPPLIRTEKELSDKVQLLEALGDIEIAIKLVKTELQSPEHPLDQHYRKLKCALHPLDHESYEFKVISQYLQSTHAPTHSDYTMTLLDVFEVEKEGEKEAFREDLHNRMLLWHGSRLSNWVGILSHGLRIAPPEAPITGYMFGKGIYFADMSSKSANYCFATRLKDTGLLLLSEVALGQCNELLGANPEAEGLLQGKHSTKGLGKMAPSPACAITLNGSTVPLGPASDTGILNPEGYTLNYNEFIVYNPNQVRMRYLLKVQFNFLQLW; from the exons ATGGCAGCTCGGCGGCGGGGGACTGCTGGCGGCAGAACGCGAG CTGAAAGAGTTAATAATGGCAAAACAGTTGCAGAAGCCCCTCCTCCTGCAAAGAAAATTCGAAAATGTCACAGGGTGAAAAAGGAGCCTGTGGCTGAAGGAAAGGCAGATAATGACGGGACTGAAGACAAGCAAG AGTCTGTGAAGACCTTGCTGTTAAAGGGCAAAGCTCCTGTGGACCCAGAGTGCACAGCCAAGGTGGGGAAG gcCCATGTGTACTGTGAAGGAAATGATGTCTATGATGTCATGCTAAATCAG ACCAATCTCCAGTTCAACAACAACAAGTATTACCTGATTCAGCTGTTAGAAGATGATGCCCGGAGAAACTTCAGTGTTTGGATGAGATGGGGCCGAG TTGGGAAGACAGGGCAGCACAGCTTGGTGGCTTGTTCCGGGGACCTCAACAAGGCCAAGGAAATCTTTCAAAAGAA ATTCCttgacaaaacaaaaaataattgggAGGATCGTGAGAAGTTTGAGAAGATGCCTGGAAAATATGATATGCTACAGATGGACTATGCTAGCAGCACACAG aatgaagaggaaacaaagaaagaggaatCTCTTAAATCCCCCTTGAAACTAGAGTCACAGCTAGATCTTCGTGTACAGGAGCTGATAAAGTTGATCTGTAATGTCCAGGCCATGGAAGAGATGATGGTAGAAATGAAATATGATACCAAGAAAGCTCCACTTG GGAAGCTGACAGTGGCACAAATCAAGGCAGGTTACCAGTCTCTTAAGAAGATTGAGGATTGTATTCGGGCTGGCCAGCATGGACGAGCTCTCATCGAAGCATGCAATGAATTCTACACCCGAATCCCACATGACTTTGG ACTCCGTACCCCTCCATTAATCCGGACAGAGAAAGAACTGTCAGATAAAGTACAACTACTAGAG GCTTTGGGAGACATTGAAATTGCAATTAAGCTGGTGAAGACAGAACTGCAAAGCCCAGAACACCCATTGGACCAACACTATAGAAAACTAAAGTGTGCCTTGCACCCTTTAGACCATGAGAGTTATGAGTTCAAA gTGATCTCCCAGTACCTACAGTCTACCCATGCTCCCACACACAGTGACTATACCATGACCTTGCTGGATGTCTTTGAAGTTGAGAAGGAGGGTGAAAAAGAAGCCTTTAGAGAGGACCTTCATAACAG GATGCTACTCTGGCATGGCTCCAGGCTGAGTAACTGGGTAGGAATCCTAAGCCATGGGCTTCGAATTGCCCCACCTGAGGCTCCCATCACAGGTTACATG ttcGGAAAAGGAATCTACTTTGCTGACATGTCTTCCAAGAGTGCCAATTACTGCTTTGCCACTCGCCTAAAGGATACTGGGCTGCTGCTCTTATCAGAG GTAGCTCTGGGTCAGTGTAATGAGCTACTCGGGGCCAATCCAGAGGCAGAAGGATTACTGCAAGGCAAACACAGCACCAAGGGGCTGGGCAAGATGGCTCCCAGTCCTGCGTGCGCCATCACCTT GAATGGGAGTACAGTGCCATTAGGACCAGCAAGTGACACAGGAATTCTGAATCCAGAGGGTTACACCCTCAACTACAATGAATTTATCGTCTATAACCCCAACCAGGTCCGTATGCGGTACCTTCTGAAGGTTCAGTTTAATTTCCTGCAGCTGTGGTGA
- the CCNB1IP1 gene encoding E3 ubiquitin-protein ligase CCNB1IP1 yields MSLCEDMLLCNYRKCRVKLSGYAWVTACSHIFCDQHGSGEFSRSPAICPACNSTLSGKLDIVRTELSPSEEYKAMVLAGLRPEIVLDISSRALAFWTYQVHQERLYQEYNFSKAEGHLKQMEKIYTQQIQSKDVELTSMKGEVTSMKKVLEEYKKKFSDISEKLMERNRQYQKLQGLYDSLRLRNITIANQDSTLEPSMIAQSGVFGFPLGNNSRFPLDSTPVRNRGVGDGDFQFRPFFVGSPTAPEPANSFFSFASPNNELEQQPVSSRAFKVKRI; encoded by the exons ATGTCTTTGTGTGAAGACATGCTGCTTTGTAATTATCGCAAGTGTCGTGTCAAACTCTCTGGTTATGCATGGGTCACTGCCTGCTCTCATATATTCTGTGATCAGCATGGTAGTGGTGAGTTTAGTCGTTCACCAGCTATCTGCCCTGCCTGCAACAGTACTCTTTCTGGAAAGCTAGATATTGTCCGCACAGAACTCAGTCCATCAGAAGAATATAAAGCCATGGTATTAGCGGGACTTCGACCAGAGATTGTGTTGGACATCAGCTCCCGAGCGCTGGCCTTCTGGACATACCAG GTACACCAGGAGCGTCTCTATCAAGAATACAATTTCAGCAAGGCAGAGGGCCATCTGAAACAGATGGAGAAGATATATACTCAGCAAATACAGAGCAAGGATGTAGAATTGACCTCTATGAAAGGGGAGGTCACCTCCATGAAGAAAGTGCTAGAAGAATATAAGAAAAAGTTCAGTGACATTTCTGAGAAACTTATGGAGCGAAATCGCCAGTATCAAAAGCTCCAAGGCCTCTATGATAGCCTTAGGCTACGAAATATTACTATTGCTAACCAAGATAGTACTCTTGAACCATCTATGATTGCACAGTCTGGTGTTTTTGGCTTCCCATTAG GGAACAACTCCAGGTTTCCTTTGGACAGTACACCAGTTCGAAATCGGGGTGTTGGAGATGGAGATTTTCAGTTCAGACCATTTTTTGTGGGTTCTCCCACAGCACCTGAACCTGCCAACAGCTTTTTTAGTTTTGCCTCCCCAAATAATGAATTAGAGCAGCAGCCAGTCTCTAGCAGGGcctttaaagtaaaaagaatttag